The following is a genomic window from Peromyscus leucopus breed LL Stock chromosome 12, UCI_PerLeu_2.1, whole genome shotgun sequence.
gtggatctctgtgagtcagaagCCATcgtggtctacagaatgagttccagtacaggctccaaagctacacagagctaCAAActacccccatcccccaccccaccccacccccaaaaacaaaacaaaacatttgaatTAGAAAACAGCCTGGCAAAGAAAGTCCATTGtctcaaacaatcaaacaaacaaaactattccGAAGCACTTCCGTCAAGCATGGAGTGGGTACTCATCTAACAAAACAGCAAGAAACAGTTTCTTGCTCTAGaataggatttttgtttgtttttgagacagggtctcattatgtagttctggctatcctggaactcaaagagaactgcctttgcctcccaagtgctgggattaaaattgtgcacTACTATGCCTGGTCAGGGTTTCTGAACCCTAGTAATATAAATGCTTGAATTTATGATGGGATTATAATCCCAATAATCTCATTGTGAATTGAAAATAACCTTAAGTGTAATACATGTTTAATTCACCTAATCTATCAAACATCATAGTTTTGTAGTGCATTGTAAAGTATTGGATGTTTATTAGTTTTCACCTGCTGACTAAGAATTTTGAATCAAGCTGCATGCATAGAAAAGTTATATTAACATATTCCTACCCTGGGGGGGGAATGGGACAAAATTCATACAGCAGAGGCAAGTAGTACATGAAATTAGTGAAGTAAGACATTGATAGCCTCCTTTTATTTAGAGAGGGTCTTATtgggtagctctggctagcctcaaactcagaatatAGATCaggttgcctctgcctctcaagtggtgGGATCTGTTACCTTTAGAATTCCCTTTAATACACCGTAGGTATTTGTTCAATAATGTCTGTCCAAACCAATCTGTACAAAATGCAGCTATGACTAGTTTTACTCTTCACAACTCTAGCCCTTTGGAAACTTAATTCCAAATATTTCTTGGGGAATGGAGTTGAGACAAGTTCTCCCTACGTAGTCCTGGCACTAAGTATGTGGGTCAGATTGGCCTCAACTTTGCAGTGATCCTCGGGACTCTGCCTCTGTAACAATGGGattgctgggatcataggcatggcttaattcagattttttttttttaaaaaaattccattcatttatttcattgttgttgtttttagagacaaggtttctctgtgtagccctggctgtcctggagcttgctctgtagacagggCTGGTACCATACTCagtgtctgcttctgcctttccaaGTTTAATtccaatgttttttaaaatataaaacaaaggctggagagatggctagcagttcagagcacttgttcttgcagaagacaaagtttgattcccagcacccacagggtagctcaACCAttcctaattccagttccaagagatccactAATACCTTTTTACCTCTATGGGCACCAGtgggcacacagacatacaagcaaaacacccatacacataaaataaaaaatctaaaaaaatgaaatgtaaagaaaatctGTATGAGATTAAGATAAATCTGGACTGTTATCCACAAAGGAATTCTCTAAGGAACAAACGGACTaccaaaagtttttaaaataggcATGATGACAAAATTAATAAACCTACCAAAAATTAGAATCTAGAATAAATGAGTTAACTGAACAAATAAAGGTCCTTGCTgctcattcagaccaccatagtACAAAAGTATAACCTGCCTGTgccctgcatgtacacacacatacacacacatttaaaaatcacgcacatacatatatacagggaAAAATATTCACATAcctagttattttaaaattaaaaaaaaaaacaagcttttcTGCTCTCCTGTGCTTCCCAGGGGATCAAGAAATGTTAGGGTTATTATTTTctggctcccaaataatcacttaAGTCAGGTAAGGTagcacaggtttttgtttgttttttccagacagggtttctctgtgtagctttgcttctttcctggaactcactctgtagaccaggctggcctcgaactcagagatccgcccagctctgcctcccagtgctgggattaaaggaggtaGAACAGGTTTTTAATCCATCCAGGCTACTAAGACATTCAGATACttacattcaaggccagcctaaataACAAAGTGAGATCTTTCCTCAGATAGATAATCAGTCAATGAATCACAGTAACCttatatttttctcaaaacaTATAGTGTCTCATAGTTCCCGGGGCCATTTTGACAAAATCAAAAGAATGTAAgataggctgggtgtggtggcatattaatttaatctcagcactcaggaggcagaggcaggcagatctctgcgaagttcaaggccagcctcgtctgcagagtgagttccaggatagccaggactgtcatactgagaaaccctgttttgaaacacacacagagaatattaGGGAACAGGATCTGATATCACCGTGATTGGTGAGGCAGGGCTGTAATCTCAaaacttgagaggctgaggtgggaagactgtcatactcaaaacaagaaagaacaaaacaaacaaacgaaacaaaaacaaatgcccAAAGCGGCATAATTCTGACTAATAAAATCTCTTATGATGATGTGTCCATCTTGTCCCTTCtcccaagaaaaagaagtctCTGACAGTCTCTAAGGCTACCTAATGCTCTAAAAAAGGGACTCAAGACCACTGCTCACAATTATGCCTAATAACCGCGCTATTCCATTTTTATGTCGCAGTTGCAGAACCGGAGAAATGCGGGCAAGGGGATCCAGAGATTCCCAAGCCCTCTGGCCAAACCCGAGCGGCCCCCACTGCAGATCGCAGCCCCTGCAGGGTTCAGTGCTGAGAGGAGAGGGTCTGAGCCTCTGCCGCCCGCCCGCCCACTCCTCCCTAGGGGCCTGAGGAGGCGGGCTCAGGGGCCTGGCCACACCCTCCCTCGGCTGGCCCTGCCCCCGGGGAAGCCCCCGAAGCCCCACCCCGGGCGAGGGTCCGCCCCCAGCCTCCCGGGCCTCCTTCCTGTGGGGAAGTGCGGCGGCTTTCGCGTCCCCCACCCGCTCGGCTCGGTCCCGCGGCCGCTGCGCAGCCGAACGCCGGCCGGCCGGGGGGACCGCCGCCCGAGACCCCCGGGCTCGCGAGTGCGCACGCAGGCCTTGTCGCGGGGCCGTCGGCCCGCAAGCCTGCCCCGCCGAGCCGGCCCCCCTCCGCCCGGGCCAGCCCTCACCTCGCCACCAGTACGTCTTGGACAGGTCATGCCAGGTCTGATGTCGGGTGTGGTGAGTGCCTCCAGGGCCCAGGTGGGCCGCCTCGATGAGGCCCTGGCGACGCTCCGGCTGCAGCACTACCTCCAGCTCGGCAAACGTCTTGCggtgccgctgccgccgctggtAGTACAGAGTCCCGCCGCGCACGACGTAGCAGGCGGCAGCCTTGCGGATTTTACGCTTGACATTGCCCTCGGTGCCCGGTGCATACGGCTCCCGTTCGTTCGTCAAATAGCGCAGGATGGCCCGATAGCTCTCCTCGCTTGACATCGCGGGGGGCAGCGCCCTGAGGGCGCCTGTCAGCGGTAGGGGAAGGCAGACAGCGCTCCGGCTCCGGGTAGCTGCAACCGCAGCGGCAACACTTGGAGGAGGGACGCCGACGCCTCGGGTGGGCGCTCTTCGAGGGCGCCCGCGGCGCCAAGGAAGAACCGACGGCTCGGTAACCAGGGGGAACTGCACTTCTGCAGCGCGCGGGATCCGCTGGCGACTGACAAAATGGCTGCTGCACCACCGGAAGTGACGCGCGCGCGGGGCGTGGCCTCCGGCCTGATTGGAGCGCTCTCAGTTTCTGGTTCTGAGGGAGCGGGCGGAGTGACGTCAATACTGCGGGAGGACATTTTGGAAGAGGGTACGCTCTTTCTGGCAGGTGCAAGGGTCTTCGGCGGACATCTTAAGTcctggcaggtttttttttttttttttcttccccttccttttcccacgCTCTCTGGGAAGCCACGTGTTTGAGCTGTTCGGTGTTTGTTGCCCTGAGACCCTCCCCCCAAAGGGTAAAGGagaccgtttttttttttctgtctacgtTGAGACTCGATATACTCAATTCCGCCGGTTTGAAAGAGTCGTTTGCCACTGCGGGCTCTGGGCCAAAGATAGTCTCAGTATTATCAAGCATTAAGTGTCTCAGTGTTAGGAATTAACCTCTCAGAACTGTTTCCAAACTACTCAAGGTAAGATTTTTCTAGAATCACCATGGTGATGACTACGCAGGCCcagattatttaaataattaaattaacgTGGAGAGGCAATCCCTCCTTCCTGGTGTCAATCTGATGTGCCCTTGGAATGCCGGGACACTGGTGTGCTTTGCTGAACTGGAAGGTTCCAGGCTTCCCAGCCTATGGGCTTTGGCTGAAAAtgctattattaatttttttcagcctGGAGGATACGGATCTATGAGGGTTTTAGACCTTTAAGGGATCTCGGGTGAGGAGCGAGCCGAGGGCTGTGGGCTCAAAGGAGGCAGGGATTAGGGTTTCTCTTACTATAATGGAAATGAAGAGAGCATCCTTCTATGGTGATGCAGATATCCAAACCCATCTAAGGAATTTGGTCTGTACTGGGTGTGGCCTCACGACTCcaatactaatttaaaaatgtaccaAGATTTTTGAATAAAATCTTGAGAATACAGGGAAAATGAGCTGGTAAGTCCAACGAAGATCCAATTAATTTACTTTAAATCTTTTAAGCATTTGGAGGCAACAGAAAATATTAATAGTATTTTTGTCTTGGTGATCCAACAATTTTCTTCCTAAGAGAAGTCAAACTTTAACCTTGTTTATTTCTAGATCTTTGTGGATCACCTGGGCTATAAGTCAACTGCTCTTCAAAGCGATTGTCCAATTCAATTATGTTCTTGCAAAGATCTGCATTGTGTTAAGACTTTTTTACACAAATTAATAGCTATTTGGGGGAAAGATCTTGTtaactaggctggtctcaaacccttAACaatcccccctccctttttttttttttgtttgtttttcaagacagggtttctgttttggtgcctgtcctggatctctgttgactaggctagccttgaactccctggctctgcctcccgaatgctgggattaaaggtctgtgccaccactgcagggCTAATCCTCATTCTTACATGCTGAAACTAAAGGCAGTTGACTAAACCTGCTTCACTTTTGTATACACCTATCAGCAGGCTAACCAACCGGGGGCTCAGTTGGAAAGTTGTCAGTTGAGAGGGTCTCAGGTACTCCAAGCTTGACTCAAATTCATTACATagccaaggtgaccttgaacttctgagaaaatttaaaatttgacaCGGCTTTATTCAGTTCAAGAAACAAATACATTATACCACAGTTAAGCAATActgagctgggcattggtggcacatgcctttaatgctaacacttgggaggcagaggcaggggcatctcaaagtttggagccagcctggcctacaaatcaAAGTTCCAGGGTGCCAGAACTACAGAGaaactgtttccaaaaaaaaagccaaatctcccccccccccaaaaggctaaacatggtagcacatgcaAGTGTAATGCAAACATTCAAGAAAATTACTTAGCTGAAGGCCAGAGTAGGCAATTTATCCCTTACctttctgccccccaccccccaaaaaactgaGTGCAGTGGTGCTTGACTTGAAACAAGTGAATTTCTGGGAATTTCAGGATAGCCAGCGCGACAGATGTCTCAACAAAAAAGCAGGATGTATTGGTGCACTCACTATATATAATCCTTACACTAAAGCTGTAAGACAATCTTGAGGTTCCAACGGTCTTCAATCTAAAAACTACACAAAGCAACAGTGACTTTCACTGAAGCTCATCGTGGAAGTATAGATTGATTAGTTTAACTTCTAACAGCCAAGAATAGCTGAGGTACTAATCAATATAAGGCCAAACCCTATATAATGATTCTACCCAATATGATTCTAATCACTAAGAAAAGGTATTGAAGTTTACCAGTTTAAACAAATACTGCAACATCCTAGGATTGAAAGCTTTCTAATGTTAAATATACAAGAAAACCCTACATTTTTTAGGGGTAATGAGGAGGTAAAGAGGTTTCAtggaggctgggcttgaactgttttcttgtctcccaagtgtggggatcaTAGCTGTGCTCCAAACAACTACTCACATTTTGTTTCCCATCTCTTCAACGAAGGTTGTATTAGGAGGCATTAATGCTGAGAAAGAAACTTGTAAGTTTTCCATACAGGGTCTCaagtagttctggctgtcctgaaactcagaggtccacttgCCTGTCTGTGACTAAGCTACCCTGCCCCAAATACAACTGcatgttttattaaagaaaaaaaaaaaatacaacacctAGAGTTAGAGAATCATCTTTATTCAAAACTCTGATCTACCAAGTTAGCGTTTTCCACCAACTCGGGGAGCAGAGACCTTCACAGGCTTCACAATCTTTTGTTTAGGTGCTGCTTTGGTAGGGGCCTGTAAAAAAATAACAGGACATTATTCAATAGGATTTTGCCACTTTGCCCTTATGGTTGATTCTTTACTACCTGTCCTGTCCTAATAATTTAACTGTTATTACCAACTTCAAAGTAACCTATGCTTAAAGTTCATTTCCATCATATAATAATATTGTTACAGATTGGACAGTAAGAAGATACAATGTAGTACGGGATCCAGAACTGTTAGTAACAAGTGGGTATTCTTGAAAGACATTCCGGCTGTGGCCTTGAACTGTTCCTGTCCCCAGTCTTCACAATGCTCCGACTGGAGTCTCACACTACTTACTACAGAGACATTTAAGAATgatgatgtatttcttaatttaCTTTGGATGgggcacaccacagcacacatgtagacaaCATGGAAGACGTGTCAGAATTAGCTCTCCCACTACCATAGGCCCTCCAAGATCAAACCAGGCTTTGTAACAggtgccttacccactgagctatcttgctgacCCAGAACCATCACTGCTTTAAAATGTTTACTATCCTTGAGGGGGCAAGGTCAGTACGGTACAACTCACAGTGGTGattctttcctttcaccttgTGGTCTCCAGGGCTACACTAGGGTTGCCAGCAAGGGCCTTTCCCGGCAGAGCCATCTTGCCCACTCAAGAATGAAAAACTGGAGACtcccgccaggcggtggtggcgcacgcctttaatcccagcacttgggaaggtagagccaggcagatctctgtgagttggaggccagcctgggctaccaagtgagttctaggaaaggcgcaatgctacagagaaaccatgtctcgaaaaaaacaaaaaaaaaaaaaggggggggggaggggggtcctggagagagatggctcagaggttaagagcactgactgttcttccagaggtcctgagttcaattcccagcactcatatggtggctcacaatcatctgtaatgagatctggtaccctcttctgtgtacataataaataaataaaattttaaaaaaagaataactttctggctttaatttttttttaattactagaaAAAGCTGGGTAAACTCATTGTACTGTTGTATAGTTAGTCCAAGTGTAAAATTACTTCAAagtcttaaaaagacaaaagccaaGCTGGGAACAAGGGACCATACCCATAATCCTACTCTCTGGGCAGCAGGACTGTCCTTAAATTCAGACAAGTCTTCTTCATAGTTCTAAACCAGCCTTGGTTATAGTGACACATCTCAAATAATGAAAGAAAGCTAtcttcagtttctcttctttAAGGCATCTAAAATTAAGACTCACTAGAAATTTGAGATATGTATAACCACTCACCTGGAAATTAGCTACAACCATTTCCAATAGAAACTTGCACCTGTCATTTACTAACCCTTGTATTAAAGATACCATTTCCTACTGTAAGAAAccaagacaccccccaccccacccccagttaccTTGGCAGCAGCCATTGCTGTCTTCTTGGATGCCTGCTTAGCCTTTTTTGCTTCCTTGGCAGCCCTGTGGAGTCATAAGCAACAGTAAGCCAAAGACTTTACTTTTTAAGGACACAACTTAGTGGTAAGGAGCCAGAGTTTTGGACAGGTGGAACCATCATATTCTTTCCCCATATTTGTGAATGAAATCCAAAATCCAGAACCAGGCTCAATGGTACAAGCCCAGTTAAACACATAAAGCCCTCGAGGCCATGAGAGGAAGATGATAAACCCTAGGGCAGTGGGGCTTCACTGGGAGAGCTTAGCAAAGAACCCCACAAAAACCAGCTCCAAAGAGTTGCCAATAAATTCCATTACCCAAGTCAGCTTAACATGTGAAACTGTACTGACTCCAGAGACTCaacaaattaaaaagtatatGCCTGCATTAAGCTTCTAACAACCAACAGTCCCATGAGATTAGGTTCCTGTACCAGAAAAACCATCTAGTCACCCCAGTAGCTGCCATGTTCATGGTGGAGCATTTCCTTACCTGATAGCCTGTTCTCGCTGAGCTTTCCGAACTTCGGGTTTCTGATTCCTCTTGGCCATTATATCAGCAAGAGATGCACCAGTGATAGCTCGCTGGAATTTGACTGCACGGCgggttcttttcttttgaatttcttcCTACAGAGCAAAGAATAGGATTGATCAACCTGACTCACTGACTTTGGAAGTGGGAATTAAAGTCAAAGAACAGTTTCCTCTGTGTGTTATGTGTTGAGACAGAcgtctctgtgtagtcctgctaAAACCCAGCGCTGGGATTAGGCGTGTACCATGATGCCTGGCCCCTtgggtcacaaccacctgtgattcCACTACCAGGGCCCCAACActgtctctgacctctgcaggcaccaggcacaaacacTGCACTTATAAGCATGTAGGCAAATATCACACACATAAGAGGACTTCTAAAGGCTGTTATAAAAATGACTTAGCAAGACTGTTTACAGACTTAAGAAATCTAGTTATGAAAGGGGCTTAAGAGAATACTAAAATCTTCCAAGCTTTAATATCCAGGAACCCAAGTCTATACTATAGTTATTATGAGAAACAAGATCTCGTAGTATAGCCTTgtagtagtggtgcatgcctttaatctgagttcaaggccagcctggactactagtgagtcccaggacagtcaaaACTCCACAAGGAAaccctgataaaaaaaaaatttttttttaaaaacaaagattgaATCTTACAGTAGAAAAAGCCAAAATTTGTTTCATTTCTCATCCCAAATCCTTCCTAAAACAATTAATTCTCAaagggtggtggtagcacacacctttaatcccagcactggggaagcagagccaggcgatctctgagttcaaggccagcatagtctactCTCAACCAAAAACCccagagcagtggtggcacacgcctttaaccccagcactgggaggcagaggcaggcagatctttgggagttagaagccagcctggtctacagagcaagatccaggaaaggcactaagctacagagaaaccctgtctcgaaaaaccaaccaaaaaaaacaaacaaaccccattccatcccccccccccactccttaTGTTTCAGTCTTTATTAATCTACCTATTCTAGGCACCTCATAAAAGTGAAACCTTTTGCCTAGCCCAgctcagtggttttcaacctagctcacctaagaccatcagaaaacagatattcacATCATGATGCATAAAAAGTAGCaaaaaaattagttataaaagtaacaccaaaataatttttaatggttggggttcaccacagaaggaactgtattaaagggtcacagcattaggaaggttgagaaccactggtctagccTATTTCCTCAGCCTATCTTCAACGCCGGCTGTTTTTCACCCTTTAAAAGGCTAAATATCccactgcatatatgtatgtggctGCATATTCCTAACCAAAAACTTGCCTTTGAAATTGAAATGGGAAATTTCAATTTCAATGCTGAGTTCATGTGAGGGATTGCTGACAAAATACAGGTTAAAAAAATCACcgctagactcagaaagacaaacacggtatgtaggtactcactcttaaatggatattagacacaaagcaaaggataaccaggctacaatccacaaccccagagaagctagataaaaaGGAGGTCCCTAAGAGGGTCACACATGGAGGGctccaggaagggaaaatagttaagatggcctgggtaaactgggggggggggggaggagggaggtagaTGGGACTGAGATGgcagagtggaggaaggggatggagagggagagcaatgaaaggtATCTTGGTTGAGGGAACCACTAGGGGTTAggaaaggagaaacctggtgcaagggaaatcaccaggaatccacaggaatgacaccagctaagactcctagcaataatggagagggtgcctgaacttagcTTCTTCTCATTActctataatcagattagtgactaccctaattgtcatcatagaaactacgtccagtaacagatggaagcagatgcagtgatccacaaccaaacactgggctgagctACTAGacttcagctgaagagagggaggagggattacaagtgaggtcaagatcataaCAGGGAAAactagagacagctgacccaagctggtgggagctcatggactctggcctgtcagctggggaacatgcatgggattgaactaggccctctgaatgtgggtgacagtaaTGTGGCTAGAtgtgtttggggagcccctggcaatggaaccaggacttatcccatgagcatgaaatggctttttggaacatactccctagggtgggataccttgctgaGCCTTgacacagtggggaggggcttggtcctgcctcaacttagtatgccagattttttgactccccaagggaggctttACTCTCTCTAGGAGCAGATAAGGGggtaggatggggtgggggaggggagggaagggaaactgggattggtatgtaaaatgaaagaaaataaacttaaaaaaaaaaaatacttctttaaaaaacaaaaacacttttagGCTAGAAGAGAAGTAGAACTATGTTTTAGACTTGGGTTCCATCACAAAAAATCTTATGTACATGCAACCATTTTTAAGAATCCCAAAgcaagctggcagtggtggcaaatgccttaaatctcagcacttgggaggcagaggcagagcggacagttccaggacagccaaggcaacacagagaaaccctgtccaaaaaaaaaaaaagaatcctaagTGGCAAACTTTCTAGCTTCAACATTCAACCCATAGTACCCGcctttttggagatagggttttacTTTGTAGCCTTGACTAGCCTCAAAGTCAATTCTCTCACCTCAGCAGTCCAAGAGCTCAGTaccaaattttattattttaagtaccTGCTTTCGAATACTTAGAAAGTACCTCCAGATGTtacaatttttaagatttttaacatTTCGTCAGCCTGCTCTATAGTTCCAGGActacagaaaagccctgtctcaaaaaaaaaaaaaaaaaaaaaaaaaattaactgagtTACACAAAGTTCGCCACAGCAGCTGCGTCATCTCACTTTAGCAATGTGTTAAACTTCAGGtttctctacatcctcaccaacacCTGTAAGACACCCACTGGGGCATTCAGAAAGATCTAgtaaatgaaattagaaattaaTCCTTCCTTCCACTAACCCTGTGTGTTCTGCTTGGGAAACAATGTCTgcttaggctgaccttgaactactcACCCTCTAGCTCCTGAAACTTCCCAACACTGGGATGACAAGAGTGGTGACCGTGCCCACATCTGCTGATATTTATGTACTCTAACAGATAGCTAAAACTCGTAAGACCCAAAC
Proteins encoded in this region:
- the Rpl24 gene encoding 60S ribosomal protein L24, coding for MKVELCSFSGYKIYPGHGRRYARTDGKVFQFLNAKCESAFLSKRNPRQINWTVLYRRKHKKGQSEEIQKKRTRRAVKFQRAITGASLADIMAKRNQKPEVRKAQREQAIRAAKEAKKAKQASKKTAMAAAKAPTKAAPKQKIVKPVKVSAPRVGGKR